The proteins below are encoded in one region of Sphingobacterium sp. R2:
- a CDS encoding family 43 glycosylhydrolase produces the protein MRMDYFYFTVLAILCWWLGSKTFAQSLQPWQQPNVLNPLLPGYFADPTIKKIADTYYIFATTDGNGWGAGPSQVWTSKDLRNWKIQPMNWPNTHWYWAPDMTQGYDGRYYLYYSQPVEIFGAVGDSPTGPWKPLVPDGKSMIPNYMIPGVITLDGQTFRDDDGRIYMYWGTWGIYPDHGCAVGILNNDMKTFQKTALIPNTVAKDFFEAPYMFKRKGIYYLMYSSGHCEDDSYRVQYVKSKVGPMGPFEYPSTNPILTTNEDGSIHGPGHHSVLELDNRYFIVYHRHNNPHSGGGFHRQVAMDEIFFTPEGDIVPVRPTHTGVLDVVSAQAEPVDLAFGKAVRASSFYSMDFRPSFVVDNNNGTLWRAKNNEGPSWVEIDLGKVVDIQTIAIQFEYPTYAYQYRLETSVDAITWVTYVDRSDNNRWASPIVEHGKALGRYVRLHILHTQLNGLPRGLWNMKVYTQQLVQETLWSPPQHMPAKEVTQGDLIHIDATDYEEGQLVKNIKNKGLIGGVFSSEQALAVKNYQGKRAFFFDGTTALRSSFAVPQSLAGNSSFSLALWVNNPRVERFEQLLAWSSGSQDLSRALFGYGSDPKQGAIIHGSWPDMGYSSVPEANSWHHIVFSFDGYQESIYVDGKLQRTENRMLFVHPGKSFVLGASDILNQNFSGYVADLKLYHTALDEQLVAKLANVDPEWHFFALQADDLNLGKVNTLRNQGTSADTLVTLQDAEVAVKGNRLSIKVNTLESKALTAILQEKNYALDFDWYDGTAWQHAVITADNGKKKFYLNGKFEKPGYSDKLLRMMSNGIQLTYPFHFFRAYPHHLTSDAVNKRFSQWKDGLANGLEAYVPKVLSQPHFMNGNQVFVQVEKQQGLWYLFRGENELSYWKQESYHLFKPSKVEKAIEVLVKDVFGHVSKPTRLSVRELKPKLLQFSTLQGDTTRNKKIPFWDGYEAIGWNDSTQTEVSWQNSSWKLQSKDTKWGDKLPPGPFLYKELEGDFTVEVKVSDVAGLARRIRTSNEAGIMIQPVDRKGAYINHCILTGWNLGNLSRSIGPQIFQEDNTGTGIDFSPYLQVQKVGNYFFLRSSKDGLDWRDLPGTPFVRNDLNGKKLRVGLYQIAGNNALGYVVFDAFRIWK, from the coding sequence ATGAGGATGGATTATTTCTATTTTACGGTTTTGGCAATATTGTGCTGGTGGTTGGGCAGCAAGACGTTCGCGCAGTCGTTACAACCTTGGCAGCAGCCGAATGTGTTGAATCCGCTGCTGCCTGGATATTTTGCTGATCCGACGATTAAAAAAATTGCGGATACCTATTATATCTTTGCGACGACTGATGGGAATGGCTGGGGTGCGGGGCCGTCACAGGTGTGGACATCGAAAGATTTAAGAAACTGGAAGATTCAACCGATGAACTGGCCCAATACACATTGGTACTGGGCGCCGGATATGACGCAGGGATACGATGGCCGTTATTACCTCTATTATAGTCAGCCTGTCGAAATTTTTGGCGCAGTGGGCGATAGCCCAACGGGCCCCTGGAAACCTTTAGTGCCTGACGGCAAATCGATGATCCCAAATTATATGATCCCCGGCGTGATTACCCTAGACGGGCAAACCTTTCGGGATGACGATGGCCGCATCTATATGTATTGGGGAACCTGGGGCATCTATCCCGATCATGGTTGTGCTGTAGGGATACTCAATAACGATATGAAAACTTTCCAAAAGACAGCGTTGATCCCCAATACCGTGGCGAAAGACTTTTTTGAAGCTCCTTATATGTTTAAACGTAAGGGCATCTATTATCTGATGTACTCTTCCGGCCATTGTGAAGATGATAGCTACCGCGTACAATACGTCAAAAGTAAAGTAGGCCCTATGGGACCTTTTGAATACCCTTCTACCAATCCCATTTTGACCACCAATGAGGATGGTAGTATTCATGGCCCAGGACATCATAGTGTGTTGGAGCTAGACAACCGTTATTTCATTGTCTATCACAGACACAATAATCCGCATTCGGGAGGTGGTTTCCACCGTCAGGTGGCGATGGACGAAATTTTCTTTACGCCCGAGGGTGACATCGTGCCGGTGCGACCTACACATACTGGCGTGCTGGATGTAGTATCTGCTCAGGCAGAGCCGGTCGATTTGGCTTTTGGGAAAGCAGTGAGGGCATCCTCTTTTTACTCGATGGATTTTAGACCCTCTTTCGTGGTAGACAACAATAATGGAACATTATGGCGTGCCAAGAACAACGAAGGACCGTCCTGGGTAGAAATTGACTTAGGAAAGGTGGTGGATATACAGACAATAGCCATTCAATTTGAGTATCCGACTTATGCCTATCAGTACAGATTAGAGACTTCTGTCGATGCAATAACCTGGGTGACTTATGTGGATCGTTCGGACAACAACCGTTGGGCAAGTCCTATTGTTGAACATGGTAAAGCTTTGGGGCGATATGTTAGACTGCATATACTGCATACGCAATTGAATGGGCTTCCTCGTGGTCTATGGAATATGAAGGTTTATACACAGCAGCTCGTTCAGGAGACATTATGGTCGCCACCACAACACATGCCTGCTAAAGAAGTAACGCAAGGCGATCTGATCCATATTGATGCAACGGATTACGAGGAGGGGCAGCTCGTGAAAAATATTAAAAATAAGGGTTTGATAGGGGGAGTGTTTAGTTCTGAACAGGCATTGGCCGTTAAAAATTATCAAGGCAAGCGGGCATTTTTCTTTGACGGAACCACTGCGCTGCGATCGAGTTTTGCCGTACCGCAGTCACTTGCAGGAAATAGTTCGTTTAGCCTTGCACTATGGGTAAATAATCCCAGGGTTGAAAGATTTGAACAACTGCTTGCCTGGTCGTCGGGATCGCAGGATCTCAGTAGGGCACTATTTGGTTATGGCAGCGATCCAAAACAGGGTGCTATCATTCACGGATCGTGGCCTGATATGGGGTATTCTTCTGTTCCAGAGGCAAATTCCTGGCATCACATTGTATTCTCTTTCGATGGCTATCAAGAGTCTATTTATGTGGATGGAAAACTGCAGCGTACGGAGAACAGAATGCTGTTTGTTCATCCGGGGAAATCTTTTGTTCTTGGAGCTTCGGACATACTCAATCAAAACTTTTCGGGTTATGTAGCGGATTTAAAACTGTATCATACCGCCTTAGATGAGCAATTGGTAGCCAAATTGGCAAATGTGGATCCGGAATGGCATTTTTTTGCGCTGCAAGCTGATGATTTGAACCTTGGGAAAGTCAACACCTTAAGAAATCAGGGAACATCAGCAGACACGTTAGTAACGCTTCAAGATGCGGAAGTCGCTGTGAAGGGTAACAGACTGTCAATAAAAGTAAATACCCTAGAAAGTAAGGCTTTGACAGCGATATTGCAGGAAAAAAACTATGCTTTGGACTTCGATTGGTACGATGGTACTGCATGGCAACATGCTGTAATAACAGCTGATAATGGGAAGAAGAAATTTTATCTTAACGGTAAATTTGAAAAGCCGGGTTATTCTGACAAACTGCTAAGGATGATGAGTAACGGTATTCAATTGACTTATCCATTTCATTTCTTTCGTGCTTATCCACATCACTTAACATCGGATGCGGTAAATAAAAGGTTCAGCCAGTGGAAGGATGGGTTGGCTAATGGTTTGGAAGCGTATGTTCCAAAGGTACTTTCGCAACCGCATTTTATGAATGGCAATCAGGTCTTTGTGCAGGTGGAAAAACAGCAAGGGCTTTGGTATCTGTTTCGTGGAGAAAATGAGCTATCATACTGGAAACAAGAGTCCTACCATCTTTTTAAACCGTCCAAAGTTGAGAAGGCCATCGAAGTGTTGGTTAAAGATGTCTTTGGACATGTGAGTAAGCCCACCCGACTTTCTGTTCGGGAGCTAAAGCCTAAATTGCTCCAGTTTTCAACACTACAGGGTGATACAACCCGAAATAAGAAGATCCCTTTTTGGGATGGATATGAGGCTATTGGTTGGAATGATAGTACACAGACTGAGGTTTCTTGGCAGAACAGCAGCTGGAAATTACAGTCGAAGGATACCAAGTGGGGCGACAAATTACCGCCCGGCCCTTTTCTTTATAAAGAGCTGGAAGGTGATTTTACTGTGGAAGTCAAGGTAAGCGATGTAGCGGGCTTGGCTCGCCGGATACGCACATCAAACGAAGCTGGTATTATGATTCAACCGGTGGACAGGAAGGGTGCTTACATCAATCATTGTATTTTAACGGGATGGAACCTCGGCAATCTGTCGCGAAGCATTGGACCGCAAATTTTTCAGGAAGACAATACGGGGACGGGAATCGATTTTTCACCTTATCTTCAGGTTCAAAAGGTTGGTAATTATTTCTTCTTACGATCCTCGAAAGATGGTCTGGATTGGAGGGACCTTCCGGGGACGCCATTTGTAAGAAATGATCTGAATGGTAAAAAGCTGCGCGTTGGACTGTATCAAATCGCCGGTAACAATGCGTTGGGTTATGTCGTATTTGATGCATTCCGGATATGGAAATAA
- a CDS encoding DUF5695 domain-containing protein: MNLKKSYWILFALVCTQLSTRVYSQQDEHPVWKAVKAQQATLGLEEGAKSFTLKNLNVAILNASQTLSSFRPNSVEKGFDYTPVELLNKRDRNQFFHIGDINIRLRRQGDSSWTAYSSAADRKHVIAIPPAKNNLASADISPTLNHIPLKVIRHWQDDQGDLILSFELTNPNDYTIEIGSMGIPLPFNNNMDWKNLDQAHAQNVFFDPYIGQDAGYLQVNRLHGNGPSLLVLPYKNAGFEAYNPLNTDPTPRSITFEGFHEWMIHSKAYAETEWKGVEQWNTPTSTLLKPHESKTFALKFVLAPSIREIESELVKNNRPVAIGVPGYLVPMDNPAKLFIKHSKAIKSISVYPEGALTLTKKGSTPQQWIEYEVKGNRWGRARLTINYRDGITQTIQYKVIKSEKEVVQDLGHFLTTKQWYENDKDPFKRSPAVISYDYEEQQPITQNKSAWFAGLSDEAGAASWLAALMKQVLQPDQQEIAKLKRFVNETLYGHIQHKEGDKKYGVVKSLFYYEPDSMPAGTYRTDINWKTWSAWPKKEADDIGRSYNYPHVAAAHWVMYRLARNYTNLVNEESWQTYLERAYQTSIAMVEKAPYYAQFGQMEGSIFLIILQDLRREGLTTLANNLEAAMRKRAEHWKTLNYPFGSEMPWDSTGQEEVFLWSRFFGFDEKAQVTLNAIIAYMPTVPHWGYNGSARRYWDFVYGGKLSRIERQLHHYGSALNSIPVLTAYRDHPDDFYLLRIGHAGMMGALANVTTDGFGPGAFHSYPSTLANDGISGDYGTGFYGYAVNSGTYIVEHPEFGWLAFSGNLKTEKQLVKVALTTASNARVFLAKENLWLTTDAGEIAELHYDQKDGSITLVFNSASQKPITNILLNVNPESNYVVEGFNKDAFNRYTIPVSTKMITLKKLK, translated from the coding sequence ATGAATCTAAAAAAAAGCTATTGGATCCTCTTTGCGCTCGTCTGCACACAATTGTCAACTCGTGTGTATAGCCAGCAGGATGAACATCCGGTATGGAAAGCAGTAAAAGCACAGCAGGCCACTTTAGGCTTGGAGGAGGGTGCCAAAAGCTTCACCCTCAAAAACCTCAATGTGGCTATACTCAACGCATCCCAGACACTATCATCCTTTCGGCCCAATAGCGTCGAAAAGGGTTTTGACTATACGCCAGTTGAACTTCTCAACAAAAGAGATCGCAATCAGTTTTTTCATATCGGCGATATCAATATCCGTTTGCGTCGTCAGGGAGACAGCTCATGGACGGCCTATTCATCAGCTGCTGACCGTAAGCATGTCATCGCAATACCTCCTGCGAAAAACAACCTCGCCAGTGCAGATATCAGTCCCACGCTTAACCATATCCCTTTGAAAGTGATCCGACACTGGCAGGATGACCAGGGGGATCTGATCTTGAGTTTTGAACTGACAAACCCCAACGATTATACGATCGAGATTGGATCAATGGGTATCCCTCTCCCATTCAATAATAACATGGACTGGAAGAATCTCGATCAGGCACATGCCCAGAACGTCTTTTTCGATCCCTATATCGGCCAGGATGCCGGGTATCTGCAAGTTAACCGCCTGCATGGCAATGGCCCTAGTTTGCTGGTATTGCCCTATAAAAATGCAGGATTTGAAGCCTACAATCCGCTCAATACTGACCCGACTCCCCGAAGTATTACTTTTGAGGGGTTTCATGAATGGATGATCCATAGCAAGGCCTATGCCGAGACTGAATGGAAAGGCGTAGAACAATGGAATACACCTACATCTACGCTCTTGAAACCTCACGAATCCAAGACCTTTGCCTTAAAATTTGTCCTTGCCCCAAGTATCCGGGAAATAGAGTCTGAGTTAGTGAAGAACAACAGGCCTGTAGCTATTGGCGTACCTGGCTATCTTGTTCCGATGGACAATCCGGCCAAACTTTTTATCAAACACAGCAAAGCTATTAAAAGTATCAGTGTTTATCCCGAAGGAGCATTAACCTTGACAAAAAAAGGAAGCACACCGCAGCAATGGATCGAATATGAAGTGAAAGGCAACCGTTGGGGACGTGCACGATTAACAATCAACTATCGCGACGGTATAACGCAGACTATCCAATACAAAGTAATCAAATCCGAAAAAGAAGTGGTTCAGGATCTCGGTCATTTCCTGACCACCAAACAATGGTATGAAAATGACAAAGATCCCTTCAAACGCTCACCGGCTGTCATCTCATACGACTATGAGGAACAGCAGCCCATCACCCAAAATAAAAGTGCCTGGTTTGCTGGTCTCAGTGATGAAGCTGGAGCGGCAAGCTGGCTTGCCGCATTGATGAAACAAGTATTGCAGCCCGATCAACAGGAAATAGCCAAATTGAAACGGTTTGTCAATGAAACCTTATATGGTCATATCCAGCACAAAGAAGGAGATAAGAAATATGGGGTGGTCAAAAGCCTATTTTATTATGAACCCGACTCCATGCCAGCTGGCACCTATCGTACGGACATCAACTGGAAGACCTGGTCTGCCTGGCCGAAAAAAGAAGCCGACGATATTGGTCGTTCCTACAATTATCCTCATGTGGCGGCAGCACACTGGGTGATGTACAGGCTCGCCCGCAACTATACGAATTTAGTGAACGAAGAAAGCTGGCAAACTTACCTCGAACGGGCTTACCAAACGAGTATCGCCATGGTCGAAAAGGCGCCCTACTACGCCCAGTTCGGTCAAATGGAAGGGAGTATCTTCCTTATCATCTTACAAGATCTTCGCCGAGAAGGATTGACGACCTTGGCCAATAACCTTGAAGCTGCGATGCGCAAGCGGGCAGAGCATTGGAAAACCCTTAATTATCCGTTCGGAAGTGAAATGCCTTGGGATTCCACGGGTCAAGAAGAAGTCTTTCTTTGGTCACGCTTTTTTGGCTTTGATGAGAAAGCACAGGTCACTTTGAATGCCATCATCGCCTATATGCCTACCGTTCCGCATTGGGGTTACAACGGTAGCGCGCGGCGTTACTGGGATTTTGTCTATGGTGGCAAACTTTCGCGAATCGAGCGTCAGCTCCATCACTACGGTTCCGCGCTTAATTCCATCCCTGTGCTGACGGCCTATCGGGATCATCCCGACGATTTCTACTTGCTACGTATCGGACATGCAGGCATGATGGGAGCACTGGCCAATGTTACTACCGACGGCTTCGGTCCGGGAGCATTCCACTCCTATCCATCCACATTAGCCAATGACGGCATCTCCGGAGATTACGGAACCGGCTTTTATGGCTATGCAGTCAATTCGGGAACCTATATAGTGGAGCACCCTGAATTTGGGTGGCTCGCATTCAGCGGTAATCTAAAAACCGAAAAACAGCTGGTCAAAGTTGCGCTGACGACAGCATCCAATGCTCGCGTATTCCTCGCCAAGGAGAATCTTTGGCTCACCACAGATGCCGGCGAGATCGCCGAACTGCACTACGATCAAAAAGACGGTAGCATCACCCTGGTTTTCAATAGCGCTAGTCAGAAACCTATTACGAATATCTTGCTTAATGTTAATCCCGAAAGCAATTACGTAGTAGAAGGTTTCAATAAGGATGCATTTAACCGTTATACAATACCTGTGTCAACTAAAATGATAACATTGAAAAAGTTGAAGTAA
- a CDS encoding response regulator, translated as MNYFKKINLLKKIKYLSGIGGKMTKILLVDDHRLVRNGIRLIIDTHDKLSVVGEVDSAEDALMYLEKNSLPDLVLTDLNMQGMDGITFIQMAKKIYPDVRFALLSMVEEPNEVAEAFRSGADGYLSKGGDYDEILFGLLRLSQGHKYLMTNFGLRFMENFDVESSTSVDVASRLLQYEITEREFAVLELIAQGFTAVEIADKIFLSKRTVEGHRQNLMDKTKSKNTADLIRFAFQQKLLS; from the coding sequence ATGAACTATTTTAAAAAAATTAACTTATTAAAAAAAATAAAGTATCTTAGTGGGATTGGAGGAAAAATGACTAAAATTCTTTTAGTTGATGATCATCGGCTTGTGAGAAACGGGATACGATTGATTATTGATACCCACGACAAGCTTTCTGTGGTAGGGGAAGTAGATAGTGCAGAGGATGCATTAATGTACCTTGAAAAAAATAGCTTACCGGATTTAGTTTTAACAGACCTGAATATGCAGGGTATGGATGGAATAACTTTCATCCAAATGGCCAAGAAGATATATCCAGACGTCAGATTTGCGCTTTTATCGATGGTGGAAGAACCGAATGAAGTGGCCGAAGCTTTTCGTAGCGGTGCAGACGGTTATCTGTCGAAGGGTGGGGATTATGATGAAATCTTATTTGGACTATTACGTTTATCCCAAGGGCATAAATATCTGATGACCAATTTCGGTCTACGGTTTATGGAAAATTTTGATGTAGAGAGTAGCACCAGTGTCGATGTGGCTTCACGTCTTTTGCAATATGAAATCACGGAGCGGGAGTTTGCTGTACTTGAACTCATTGCCCAAGGTTTTACTGCTGTGGAAATTGCAGACAAGATTTTTTTGAGCAAACGCACTGTTGAAGGGCACCGTCAGAATCTTATGGATAAGACCAAAAGTAAAAATACAGCCGATCTGATCCGTTTTGCATTTCAGCAAAAGTTACTGAGTTAG
- a CDS encoding protein-glutamate O-methyltransferase CheR, whose product MISGKKIVSQEQVMILMEDVQRLYGYDFTHYTIASLSRRINQLCLLDNFASFAELRYRVLHEPEYMQRFVEKMTVNVTEMFRDPNFFLRLRDEILPKLGTSPFIRIWIAGCATGEEAYSLAILLQETKLLHKSLIYATDINPSVLEQAKRAVIPMANLKSYVENYQLSGGKADFSSYYTANYNWVKLTSSLQEKIVFATHNLVSDASFNAFQLILCRNVLIYFDTQLQAKVLSLFDESLETLGYLALGSQETLRFSVLAKDYQQVGNEKIWRKVK is encoded by the coding sequence ATGATCAGTGGAAAAAAAATTGTTAGCCAAGAGCAGGTGATGATATTGATGGAAGATGTGCAACGTCTCTATGGCTACGATTTTACCCATTATACCATAGCGTCTTTGTCGCGGCGGATCAATCAGCTTTGCCTACTAGATAATTTTGCGAGTTTTGCCGAATTGCGGTACCGTGTGTTACATGAACCCGAGTACATGCAGCGATTTGTCGAAAAGATGACGGTCAACGTTACAGAAATGTTTCGCGATCCAAACTTTTTTTTACGTCTGCGCGATGAAATTCTGCCCAAATTAGGTACTTCACCCTTTATCCGCATTTGGATAGCGGGCTGTGCGACAGGTGAGGAAGCCTATTCGTTGGCCATTTTGTTGCAGGAAACCAAATTACTGCACAAATCATTGATTTATGCCACAGATATTAACCCTTCTGTCCTAGAACAGGCTAAGCGAGCCGTTATACCCATGGCAAATCTAAAATCTTATGTGGAAAATTACCAGCTTTCGGGTGGAAAAGCAGATTTTTCCAGTTATTATACAGCCAATTATAATTGGGTGAAGCTAACATCTAGTTTGCAGGAAAAGATTGTTTTTGCTACACACAACCTGGTAAGTGATGCATCTTTCAATGCCTTTCAGCTAATTCTATGCCGCAATGTACTGATCTATTTTGATACCCAACTTCAGGCTAAAGTCCTATCTTTATTCGATGAGAGTTTGGAAACCCTCGGATACTTAGCGTTGGGAAGTCAGGAAACGCTACGTTTCTCGGTGTTGGCAAAAGATTATCAGCAAGTGGGCAATGAGAAAATATGGCGTAAGGTGAAATAA
- a CDS encoding response regulator, with protein sequence MDKNKTVLIIDDDQNNIFALKLALKSRGFQALGCLSAEEGLAQLRNSAGVGLVLMDMMMPEIDGYEATQLIRKTWDSQEMPVIAVTAQAMTGDREKCLAAGANGYISKPIDIELLVRLMGEIVK encoded by the coding sequence ATGGACAAGAACAAAACCGTATTAATCATCGATGATGATCAAAACAATATATTTGCGTTGAAATTGGCCCTAAAATCGAGAGGCTTTCAAGCCTTGGGTTGTCTGTCTGCTGAAGAGGGGCTTGCTCAGCTGCGGAATAGTGCTGGCGTAGGTCTGGTGTTGATGGATATGATGATGCCCGAGATAGACGGATATGAAGCGACCCAGCTAATCCGCAAAACTTGGGATTCTCAAGAAATGCCCGTCATCGCCGTCACGGCGCAGGCGATGACGGGCGACCGTGAAAAGTGTTTGGCAGCGGGAGCCAACGGCTATATTTCAAAACCGATCGATATCGAACTTCTGGTGAGGTTAATGGGGGAAATTGTTAAATGA